One part of the Candidatus Borreliella tachyglossi genome encodes these proteins:
- the fliW gene encoding flagellar assembly protein FliW: protein MKNEISIKFTFPEGILGFEEIKEFIIKDSEHRPFSIMQSINEEISFLVTSPFNFLAEYLPNIQEKDWLDIKTENEDEKVILCIINMHVQNYKDITANLKAPIILNKKKLIGKQAISTNEEHYLRYRVFKE, encoded by the coding sequence ATGAAAAATGAAATTAGTATAAAATTTACTTTTCCTGAAGGAATACTAGGGTTTGAAGAGATTAAAGAATTTATAATTAAAGACTCTGAACACAGACCTTTTTCTATCATGCAATCAATAAACGAAGAGATAAGCTTTTTAGTAACATCTCCCTTTAACTTTCTAGCAGAATATTTACCCAACATACAAGAAAAAGATTGGTTAGATATTAAAACCGAAAACGAAGATGAAAAGGTTATATTGTGTATAATAAACATGCATGTGCAAAACTATAAAGATATAACAGCAAATTTAAAAGCTCCAATTATATTAAACAAAAAAAAACTAATTGGGAAACAAGCCATATCCACAAATGAAGAACATTATCTTAGATATAGAGTCTTTAAGGAATAA
- the csrA gene encoding carbon storage regulator CsrA: MLVLSRKVNESIKIDSNIEISILEIKKDSVKIAIKAPENIKILRSEIYDIIREENKNSILQDKSNIKNNIHKIKNLFDYFIK; encoded by the coding sequence ATGCTAGTGCTATCAAGAAAAGTAAACGAAAGCATAAAAATAGATTCCAATATTGAAATTTCAATATTGGAAATAAAAAAAGACAGTGTTAAAATAGCTATAAAAGCTCCTGAAAACATTAAAATTCTTAGATCTGAGATCTATGACATAATTAGAGAAGAAAACAAAAACTCAATTCTACAAGACAAGAGCAATATAAAAAATAATATACATAAAATTAAAAATTTATTTGATTATTTCATTAAATAG
- the tsaB gene encoding tRNA (adenosine(37)-N6)-threonylcarbamoyltransferase complex dimerization subunit type 1 TsaB → MNTFAVEYSYKTLLIYFEVNGKALSLVTDKDKINYNLSIPKIFSDFVLENGINLNQVDLLINSSGPGSFTGLRISLSFIKGLSLGLSIPFVSIPTFDVFARLVCASSDILTLSFTAGKYFLGYYRESKLCGSVFCFSESELFEYLDKLDSKLVIVGNGIELIYEKLKNKFEIVSDIGSFGKVLTELGKLKYLESKQGDSILSGPLYLRMSDAEINSYLMK, encoded by the coding sequence ATGAATACTTTTGCAGTTGAATACTCATATAAGACTTTGTTGATTTATTTTGAAGTTAATGGTAAAGCGCTTTCTCTGGTTACAGACAAAGATAAAATTAATTATAACCTTAGCATTCCAAAAATCTTTAGTGACTTTGTATTAGAGAATGGTATTAATCTTAATCAAGTTGATTTACTGATTAATTCTTCTGGGCCTGGATCTTTTACTGGACTTAGAATTAGTTTAAGTTTTATTAAAGGACTTTCTTTAGGACTTTCTATTCCTTTTGTAAGCATACCTACTTTTGATGTTTTTGCAAGATTAGTTTGTGCAAGTTCAGATATACTTACGTTAAGCTTCACAGCAGGTAAATATTTCCTTGGATATTATAGAGAGTCTAAACTATGTGGCAGTGTTTTTTGCTTTTCTGAGTCAGAGTTATTTGAGTATTTGGATAAGCTTGATTCAAAGTTGGTTATTGTTGGAAATGGTATTGAACTTATTTATGAAAAACTTAAAAATAAGTTTGAGATTGTCAGTGATATAGGTTCTTTTGGTAAAGTTTTAACAGAGCTTGGTAAGCTTAAGTATTTAGAAAGTAAACAGGGAGATAGTATTTTATCTGGACCTTTGTATTTAAGAATGAGTGATGCAGAGATTAATTCCTATTTAATGAAATAA
- the tsaE gene encoding tRNA (adenosine(37)-N6)-threonylcarbamoyltransferase complex ATPase subunit type 1 TsaE has translation MTLSFETEDKMIDFSKSFFNPLPISKIFVLCGELGSGKTTFLKGLALSLGISYFTSPTYNIINVYEFVDFKFYHIDLYRLNILDEFEMIGGMELLLDMSSIIAIEWPDIILDVLPKDRLVFLKFKIKDTSRILEVNDEYFCS, from the coding sequence TTGACACTGTCTTTTGAAACAGAAGATAAAATGATAGATTTTTCTAAATCTTTTTTTAATCCCTTACCTATTAGTAAGATATTTGTTCTTTGTGGTGAGCTGGGATCTGGAAAGACGACTTTCTTAAAAGGCTTGGCTTTAAGTCTTGGGATTTCTTATTTTACAAGTCCAACTTATAATATCATTAATGTTTATGAGTTTGTAGATTTTAAATTTTATCATATTGATTTATATCGTTTAAATATTTTAGATGAGTTTGAAATGATTGGTGGAATGGAGTTACTCTTAGATATGTCTTCTATAATAGCCATTGAGTGGCCAGATATTATTCTGGATGTTTTGCCAAAGGATAGATTGGTATTTCTAAAATTTAAAATAAAAGATACTAGTAGGATTTTAGAAGTTAACGATGAATACTTTTGCAGTTGA
- the rplT gene encoding 50S ribosomal protein L20, with product MARVKNGAVHVARRKRILKKTKGFWGTKKSNYKKAKDTLRKGMMYATRDRKARKRDFRGLWITRISASLTGMGINYSRFIEGLKKANIKINRKILSNLAIEDIETFKKIVYELKN from the coding sequence ATGGCTAGAGTTAAGAATGGGGCAGTTCATGTTGCGAGGCGAAAGAGAATTTTAAAGAAAACTAAAGGGTTTTGGGGTACTAAAAAAAGCAACTATAAGAAGGCTAAAGATACTCTTCGCAAAGGCATGATGTATGCTACAAGAGATAGAAAGGCTCGAAAGAGAGATTTTAGAGGTTTATGGATTACAAGAATTTCTGCCTCTTTAACGGGTATGGGAATTAATTATTCAAGGTTTATTGAGGGTTTAAAAAAGGCTAATATTAAGATTAATAGAAAAATTTTATCTAATTTGGCAATTGAAGATATTGAAACTTTTAAGAAAATTGTTTATGAGCTAAAGAATTAA
- the rpmI gene encoding 50S ribosomal protein L35: MSNKMKTCKSANKRYSFTSKGKVKYKKQNLRHILTKKSSKRKRDLGKSGVLSSSEVKRIRTLLPYA; this comes from the coding sequence ATGTCAAATAAGATGAAGACATGCAAAAGTGCAAATAAGAGATATTCTTTTACTTCGAAAGGTAAGGTCAAGTATAAGAAGCAGAATTTAAGACATATCTTGACAAAAAAGTCTTCGAAGAGAAAAAGAGACTTGGGTAAATCAGGTGTGCTTTCAAGCTCTGAGGTTAAGAGAATTAGAACCTTATTGCCTTATGCTTAA
- the infC gene encoding translation initiation factor IF-3, translating to MINRNSNRDRDRSRSSDKELKINHRIKAREVRVVFDDGTQSVLPIEDAIRRARDVELDLVEVSPNVLPPVCKIIDYGKYKFHQEKRQKEQKRNQKIIKLKEVRMQPKIDVHDLDFKSRNILGFLQEGNKVKVTIRFRGRELAHTHLGYGILESILERVGDTNYTLESPAKMEGKTMFLVVAPKSRK from the coding sequence ATGATAAATAGGAATTCCAATAGAGATCGGGATAGATCAAGATCAAGTGATAAGGAATTGAAAATTAATCATAGGATTAAGGCTCGTGAGGTTAGGGTTGTTTTTGACGATGGGACTCAATCTGTTTTGCCGATTGAAGATGCTATTAGACGTGCTAGGGATGTTGAGCTTGATTTGGTTGAGGTTTCTCCCAATGTGTTGCCTCCGGTTTGCAAGATAATTGATTATGGGAAATATAAGTTTCATCAGGAAAAACGCCAGAAGGAGCAGAAGAGAAATCAAAAAATAATTAAACTTAAAGAAGTTAGGATGCAGCCAAAAATAGATGTGCATGATCTTGATTTTAAGTCTAGAAATATTTTAGGATTTCTCCAGGAAGGCAATAAGGTGAAAGTTACGATTAGATTTAGGGGGCGTGAACTTGCGCACACGCATTTGGGATATGGAATTTTAGAGAGTATTCTTGAAAGAGTAGGGGATACTAATTATACTTTAGAATCTCCAGCTAAGATGGAAGGTAAGACAATGTTTTTGGTTGTTGCACCTAAGTCTAGGAAGTGA
- a CDS encoding flagellar filament outer layer protein FlaA, translated as MIKGLIILLTLINIFVFAQNENDQKIDNQEQKEHILSNMEDPFDFHLRFFTERINPLFVRFNNNNPATQHNKFVLALKYITSRSDSEINLEPSNPMVIPGIIKNISLWVDGRETNTEICAILKDSSRTFHSIPFRTEDGSSKLNFLGWKKLTVTIPRSFVQKTHKFKKETRDSELVKIKIIPEHRINHEPQYVYLSKLTAMIGEQEVSFTYDDNW; from the coding sequence ATGATAAAAGGTTTAATAATACTTCTAACGCTTATTAATATTTTCGTATTTGCACAAAATGAAAATGACCAAAAAATTGACAATCAAGAGCAAAAAGAACATATTCTTTCCAACATGGAAGATCCATTTGATTTTCATCTAAGATTTTTTACTGAAAGAATTAATCCTTTATTTGTTAGATTTAACAATAACAACCCTGCAACTCAACACAATAAATTTGTATTAGCACTTAAATATATCACATCTAGAAGTGACAGTGAAATCAATCTAGAACCATCTAATCCTATGGTAATACCAGGCATTATTAAAAATATATCTTTATGGGTAGACGGAAGAGAAACTAATACAGAAATTTGCGCAATACTAAAAGATTCATCAAGAACTTTTCACTCCATTCCCTTTAGAACAGAAGATGGAAGCTCTAAGCTTAATTTTCTTGGATGGAAAAAACTTACAGTAACAATACCAAGAAGTTTTGTACAAAAAACACATAAATTTAAAAAGGAGACTAGAGACTCAGAATTAGTGAAAATAAAAATAATACCCGAGCATAGAATAAATCATGAACCACAATACGTATACTTATCTAAACTTACGGCAATGATTGGTGAACAAGAGGTATCATTCACTTATGATGATAATTGGTAA